Proteins from a single region of Verrucomicrobiia bacterium:
- a CDS encoding CatB-related O-acetyltransferase: MNEGRKTPVFSSLALRLYPRLGVESIRGALRQLALTLEGGPARSLTLREIFRRFHRVEVGLHTAGPCRLHPKVFHVGTAFGRYVSVASTVRTFTRNHTIYTKSTSGFFDNPAAGIVKSDLVSWGRLVIGHGAWLGHQAILLPPAERIGEGAIVTAGSVVYTNVPPYAIVSGFPARVIGYRYPKPVIEELLASRWWELSPSRLAAQADRFRTLLSTQPDAPAHPIPAPPSHPSSP, from the coding sequence GTGAACGAAGGAAGGAAAACCCCCGTCTTCTCCAGCCTCGCCCTCCGGCTCTACCCGCGCCTGGGCGTCGAATCCATCCGCGGCGCCCTGCGCCAACTCGCTCTCACCCTCGAGGGTGGCCCCGCCCGTTCCCTCACCCTCCGCGAAATCTTCCGCCGCTTTCATCGCGTCGAGGTCGGCCTCCACACGGCCGGCCCCTGCCGCCTCCACCCCAAGGTCTTTCACGTCGGTACCGCCTTCGGCCGCTACGTCTCCGTCGCCTCAACCGTCCGCACCTTCACCCGCAACCACACCATCTACACCAAGTCCACCAGCGGCTTCTTTGACAACCCCGCCGCCGGCATCGTCAAGTCGGACCTCGTGTCGTGGGGCCGCCTCGTCATCGGCCACGGCGCCTGGCTCGGTCACCAGGCCATCCTCCTCCCCCCCGCCGAACGGATCGGCGAAGGCGCCATCGTCACCGCCGGCTCCGTCGTCTATACCAACGTCCCCCCTTACGCCATCGTCAGCGGTTTCCCCGCCCGCGTGATCGGTTACCGCTACCCGAAACCCGTCATCGAGGAACTCCTCGCCTCCCGCTGGTGGGAACTTTCCCCCTCCAGACTCGCCGCCCAGGCCGATCGCTTCCGTACCCTGCTCAGCACCCAACCCGACGCGCCAGCCCACCCGATCCCCGCACCCCCTTCCCATCCCTCCTCCCCATGA
- a CDS encoding class I SAM-dependent methyltransferase: protein MINDAHNTAAAIYYNRDRPSIVALIKPGPHVILDLGCGSGAVGRKLMETGKASEMIGVEIFPTAAEEASRHYARVHCGDIEEMSLPYGQHFDYVLCGDILEHLKNPYSVVARIPGWLKHDGRFICSVPNVRHWRVLRDVIVRGEWEYREAGIMDRTHLRFFTRRSCYRMLEEAGFTVERHRMLITGRRYIALNAVTFGLFQEFFGSQIVALAARRAPAPSPQLPAPTPDQPSPSNAPESPSQPESKSSAG from the coding sequence ATGATCAACGACGCCCACAACACCGCCGCGGCCATCTATTACAACCGCGACCGCCCCTCCATCGTCGCCCTCATCAAACCCGGCCCCCATGTCATCCTCGACCTCGGATGCGGCTCCGGGGCCGTCGGACGCAAACTCATGGAGACCGGCAAGGCCTCCGAAATGATCGGCGTCGAGATCTTCCCGACCGCCGCCGAAGAAGCCTCCCGGCATTACGCCAGGGTCCATTGCGGCGACATCGAGGAAATGTCCCTCCCCTACGGACAGCACTTCGACTACGTCCTCTGCGGCGACATCCTCGAACACCTCAAGAACCCCTACTCCGTCGTCGCCCGCATCCCCGGCTGGCTCAAGCACGACGGCCGCTTCATCTGCAGCGTCCCCAACGTCCGCCATTGGCGCGTCCTCCGCGATGTCATCGTTCGCGGCGAGTGGGAATACCGCGAGGCGGGCATCATGGACCGCACCCATCTCCGCTTCTTCACCCGCCGCTCCTGCTACCGCATGCTGGAGGAGGCCGGCTTCACCGTGGAACGGCACCGCATGCTCATCACCGGACGCCGCTACATCGCCCTCAACGCCGTGACCTTCGGACTCTTCCAGGAGTTCTTCGGCTCCCAGATCGTCGCCCTCGCCGCCAGGCGCGCACCTGCCCCTTCCCCTCAACTCCCGGCCCCCACCCCCGACCAGCCGTCTCCCTCAAACGCACCGGAATCCCCGTCCCAACCGGAATCGAAAAGTTCCGCCGGATGA
- a CDS encoding oligosaccharide flippase family protein: MGIKRSALKGSAVVALGEGLGFAASFIRNMILARALPKADFGIAATFAMVITLLEVSAKMGIARFLVRDKEGNEPEFLAAAHFLHGVAALASCALIAALAWPIAHLFGIREHATALLALALIPLLHGFGHLDVRRFERTMRFGPATWIEAGPQLVITALAWPVAVWLGDYRSVLLLLVLKALLSWTGSFLFAERPYRWLFHREYVTRMLRFGWPLILNGFLMFAVMRGDQFVVATFYPMEELAAFAAAASLALAPILLFSRVFASVMLPVLAKAQDDPAVFERRYRLILAFMSAFSAAYAMGLIVAAEPLMQFAFGSKYAGAGLLLAWLAAANALRNVRRATAIAAIAKGDSVNELYSNLSGGVALLPALAIGFLRDPVWMIAAVGLLGEFVACWVAFRRLSRRDGVPLATSLVPSGLVLLIIAAAGALHLALEHQPWPMPVMLLLGIAAALTGSVAVLLILPASRQQILLAWRRGRARGWKSLLFPPKPAAP, translated from the coding sequence ATGGGAATCAAACGCTCGGCCCTGAAAGGCTCCGCCGTCGTCGCCCTCGGCGAAGGCCTCGGCTTCGCCGCGTCCTTCATCCGCAACATGATCCTCGCCCGGGCCCTCCCCAAGGCGGACTTCGGGATCGCGGCGACGTTCGCCATGGTGATCACCCTCCTCGAGGTCTCCGCCAAAATGGGCATCGCCCGTTTCCTCGTCCGGGACAAGGAGGGCAACGAACCCGAATTCCTCGCCGCCGCCCACTTCCTTCATGGCGTCGCCGCCCTCGCCAGTTGCGCCCTCATCGCCGCCCTCGCATGGCCCATCGCCCACCTCTTCGGCATCCGCGAGCACGCCACCGCCCTCCTGGCCCTCGCCCTCATCCCCCTCCTCCACGGCTTCGGGCACCTCGATGTCCGCCGCTTCGAACGGACCATGCGCTTCGGACCCGCCACCTGGATCGAAGCCGGCCCCCAACTGGTCATCACCGCTCTCGCCTGGCCCGTCGCCGTCTGGCTCGGCGATTACCGTTCCGTCCTTCTTCTCCTCGTCCTCAAGGCCCTCCTTAGCTGGACCGGGTCCTTCCTCTTCGCCGAACGCCCCTACCGCTGGCTGTTCCACCGCGAATACGTCACCCGCATGCTCCGCTTCGGCTGGCCCCTCATCCTCAACGGCTTCCTCATGTTCGCCGTCATGCGTGGCGACCAGTTCGTCGTCGCCACCTTCTATCCCATGGAGGAACTCGCCGCCTTCGCCGCCGCCGCCTCGCTCGCCCTCGCCCCCATCCTCCTCTTCAGCCGCGTCTTCGCCTCGGTCATGCTTCCCGTCCTCGCCAAGGCCCAGGATGACCCCGCCGTCTTCGAACGCCGGTACCGCCTCATCCTCGCCTTCATGAGCGCCTTCTCCGCCGCCTACGCCATGGGCCTCATCGTCGCCGCCGAACCCCTGATGCAGTTCGCCTTCGGCTCCAAATACGCCGGCGCCGGACTCCTCCTCGCCTGGCTCGCCGCCGCCAATGCCCTCCGCAACGTCCGCCGCGCCACGGCCATCGCTGCCATCGCCAAGGGCGACTCCGTCAACGAACTCTATTCCAATCTCTCCGGCGGCGTCGCCCTCCTCCCCGCCCTCGCCATCGGTTTCCTTCGCGACCCCGTCTGGATGATCGCCGCTGTCGGGCTCCTCGGCGAATTCGTCGCCTGCTGGGTCGCCTTCCGCCGCCTCTCCCGCCGCGACGGCGTCCCCCTCGCCACCTCCCTTGTCCCGTCGGGTCTCGTCCTCCTCATCATTGCCGCCGCTGGCGCCCTTCACCTTGCCCTCGAACACCAACCCTGGCCCATGCCCGTCATGCTCCTCCTCGGCATCGCCGCCGCCCTGACCGGTTCCGTCGCCGTCCTCCTGATCCTTCCCGCCTCCCGCCAGCAGATCCTCCTCGCCTGGCGCCGGGGACGCGCCCGCGGCTGGAAATCCCTCCTCTTCCCCCCAAAGCCCGCCGCCCCGTGA